Within Primulina tabacum isolate GXHZ01 chromosome 5, ASM2559414v2, whole genome shotgun sequence, the genomic segment TGCTGCCACTCGTGGCGGTTCTGGTGGTGAACATGATGATGCTCCGCCGCAGGTGGTGGCGCCACCACTTTGGAATCCAGAGGCACGCGTCATGGGCGGAGGAGGAGGGGAGTTCTCCGGTGGGTTTGTTGATCGTCTTGGTGGTGGTTCTTGTTATGGTTTATTATCAGTCTTCTTTCCAGTACGCTTGGTTTAGACGCTTTTAGGGAATATAGTACTGTGCTCTTGTAAAATGAACCTATAAGATATTTTGTTGTTCGAACAGGTAATAAAATATATCTACACTAGTGTAAAAacgtaaatttgtgttttatcagaattaaatgttgtgtcaaatgttacaacatttaagacaacatacaaattcactttaaatgAATAGATGGACGAGATTAATTTtgtacaagtataaatacttgtgacAAGTTTATACTTGTGCAGTGCTTTATGACAAAAATaaatcactagaaaaccaaaccgtttacaaaaacctatcactagtgattaagactaaaatcaatttcctcaacaagttgagaaaaataaaagctttctaaaataaaaaagaGAATTAAAACGTTAACAAGAAAGCAAAAGTGTGATGCCAAAATGAAATCCACGAAAACGATCTTCAGCCAACTTCTTTGCGGATGTTGTCTGTAGATGTTCCCAACATTCAAGGCAACACGCAATCAGCACTCTTCAACATCAACGACTTCGAGAATTATTTTTCTCTGAAATCTCCACTTCGTGTATGTATATGATCGATTGGAAGAAGCAATAACAAAGTCCTTGTTTCTCTTTTCAAATTGGTTTGGtttaaattttgtataaaaataaaccAAATCAAACATATTCAAACTATTTATCGAATTATAATATTTCATTCATTAATTCATTAttaaacttaaagcttaaaaTTAGTCCTCCAAAGCCGGAACAAACCAAACCGAAATTCATGGTTTCGTTTGGTTTGAAATTTTGTAAAACCGATAAAACATGGTTTGGTtcgaatttttatttaaaaccaAACCAATATGTACTTGAGCACCCACTAGATACACATAATACACAACGTAATCGAAGTAAATcatgaatttaaataaatgtttttgttaaattttgatttagttCACCCTTATGTTATACTCTTCTCGACTTTTAACTCtttaaaaatcttttataaatatttatgttGCAAGTCAAATAGGTGTGCCGGGAAAATGGCATTCGATACTCACGAAAAAAGTTGAAAGCAAACAAGATACCCTCGCTAGAAGAAAAACGCGGTGAAAAACTGATGTTGTAAGCACTGTTGTTAAAAATCCTGGTCAACAATAACGGATATAAACCATTGTCTTAtataacaaaaacaacggttttGCAACGTTTTTAAAATGTTGTGTAATGTCAGCTACGACAACACTTCAAAACCGTTGTGTTATATCAACTACGACAACCTTTTCGATGCAAATTAAAAACGTTGTTGTTACGAAGTTACGACAACATTTTAACAATGTAGAAAAAATGTTGTTGTTTGTTGTTTATAACAACGTTTACGCAACgaataaaaaccgttgttgtaagTTATTTCAAGAACAaatgaaaaccgttgtcttcgACCTTGATTACAAATTAGTTTTGCATCATTTTATAACCGTTGccgttaattttttaaaaaccgttgtctttcatattttatatacaatgaacaaattaattaataattatataaaaacacaAATTAAAAAATCCTGCAATTAgaactaataaaatataaaagcatacaATCATCCTAAAACAATTAAGCTCAAAAGTATAACATAAATGGTGCCCACATCCACGTACCATAATCCATAATATTTGATCCAAAATAAGTCTTACAACACCAAAAACACTAGatgtgcatatttttttgaagctTTCTTTCTCCTTCTTTCGAAGCTGCAAAGTGTTATCATTTCGAACCTATCCtgttttgaaaaacaaaaaccATGGTTATATTTTTCGAATATTTAGCTGAGCTCAAAAACCAATCAACCAACACCTTCAAAACAATTGTAaatattaaaacaaataatataGCCTATGTCAAGGAAAACAGATAATATATCCTATATCTATAGCCTACGTCAAggaaaacatataatattaaaacaaataatatagcctatatctatactatattatataTTCAGAAAACAGAGATACTTATTATCTATATACTATACTATACTATATTATAGCAACCGATTTTGTTCAAcaccaaaaaaaatttccaatTCCGCCCCGATATCGTATTTGATACGCAAATTTCAATAAACAGACATGTTATATTCTCTGGTATTGAGCTGTGTAAAAATGGGATTCAACTAAAAGAGAACATGGAGCTAATACATTTTGAAACAAAACAATAGATATATGATCATGGTAATAAAAGCTGAATACAACAACAAAATCAATCATCTTTCACTATTCCCAATCCAACCCGCATTTACAATAAGGTTTGGTTAATCTAAACAGTCATTTTCTtctgctgaaattcgaagaacaAAGTGTTAGGACTCATAACCTACGggttcaattaaataaataaagcaGGGGAACATATATTGTCTAATCATTCCACATAAACTTAATTCCTTACTCAATACAAGACAAACAACCAAGAATCGAATGCAAATCTCACCTCAATCGAACGCAAATCTCGCAAAGCCAACttcgatttcttcttgattCAGTATAGAAAATAGGTGCAAGGGCTTGGGGAAGAACTTCAGGAGCTCGACGCTTCTTGTCCGATGTTCTGGGCGGCGCTCGCCGGAAGCCGTCGTACGCGTGAAGGAGAGAGCAACGGGAGTAGGGTTGGGTTTTCTTCTTCCTTGGACATACGGGGCGGGAATGAATATTTGTGGGGATGGGTTTGTTTCCGCTCAATCTTATTTTTTcccttttaattattattttttttagttttttaatggtttttaacaacaattttccaaaaccgttgtcatatatattaaaaaacacGCTCATAtttaaaccgttgtctattacaCCTAAAACACAACGAATTTTTACAAAACGTTGTCGTAGCAACCAAAAAATCCGCTCATAGACAACGCTTTTtttaaaatcgttgtctttgacctatgaaacatatctcttatttgagtcatccatgaaaaagtattacttttttatgctaaaagtattattttttattgtaaatatcggtaggattaacccgtttcacatataaagattcgtgagaccgtctcacaagagacctactctttgaCTATATCTTTGGGTTTAGAGATGGATGACAACTTTTGCCACCAATTCGGGATCCGCGAGATAAATCCGAAGCGGGGACAGAGAACTCCGATTTTTTCGAGtttgtgaattttttaaaattttcgaaatattttGGGAATCCTTGTCCTCGAAACAGTCTCGAaagtaatattaataataatatcatatttttaaaattttaataataatatcattaataataatggataataataaattttggttCGAGAAAATCTCAGAACCCGTCCTTGTCTTATTtcgttaatatttttgaaatgtgTATGGGAGTGGAGATGTAGATTTGATCACCGTGGTTTCGAGTTTGAGGATCCATTGAACTCTAAAAAGAGATTGAGATATGTATGAAGGTGTGGATGAAATTCAGGGACATAAATGACAAACCCGCCCCGTCCCGCCCCACTCCGCCCCATTGTCATCCTTACTTTGATTATTGCTCCAATGGTAGATTCAATGGTCATAAAGTGAGATCACGTTTATTTTTTTACGTGAACGAATAAAcagcatcacatgaaataatgATACGATCTCTCTAATTGGATCTACCGTTGGGACCCCAATAGCCAAAGGATATAATTGAACTAACCATTGAAAACCATGCAGAACCAATACATTGCagaaaacaattaattttcCAAACAAAGCCTCCGAGGCAATAACTTCcgatttatataattttaaaaataaacagaGTCATACATTCCCTCAAATATCAAATACATATGCTGCATTTTCTTTTACGGTTATCTTGAATATATACTCTAGTTTCAATATTTAATAGCATTTTTCATTGTTTTTTACTATTATATTCCTCTTAATTAAGTCTtgaaaagatgtacaacaattttttaaatgaattaaataaaaataaaatatgaaatttgtttgttaatttattttttcaattatattaatatgtGTGAAAAAAACAAACTAGCTAGTACATGGATTAAGATTTagacataaatctcaaaatatcTGTCTGAATTGAAAGATAACTGCAGCTGCAGAAAGTAATTATTGGAACATTCAAGAATCCAATCTATTTGATCAACCAACCAAGTAGTTCTACAtaattcaaataaattatactagatatttatttgatttaaataTTCGAAATGTTCTTGAAAACACAATCTAGATTATATAGGATAAGTATACATAGAAAGCATGAAAAATCGATAAATCGGGAAAATTGAATAGAAACGCATGCGGAATCCTTTAATTTATATCATATCTTCCAATCGAATCTTGATATATCAAAAGGCCGATATTATAAAATGCCATAACCTGTTTAAATGTATTATATTGCATTAAATAACCAAAACAGAGAATCCCATCACTGATCGAGTGAAAACAAGAAGTCCGTCTCAATTAAAAGTAATACGTGGTCAAGCAAGAATCTCTTCCATTCCTTTAGAAATTTTAACATTAACAGGAAGCAGCTTGGTATTGTTCTTCACCTCATCCTCTGCTAATTCAGCTTGCGTCTTTTGAAGATGATCCTTAGCCAATTTCTTAAGCCTTGCATGATCGAGATCATTGCCCATCTTCCTCTTGTACATCTCAGAAAATGTTATCGGTTGTTCGAGTATTGGTTTGTCCCCATATCTGATCTTTAAAGGGTAAACAGTGGCATCCGGTGATGGATTCTGAAATGTTGCTATCGATAATCTGCTACAGTTTGAGTTCACTACCGCTTGGTGATCCGCATTCTTGAACCTCCCATTACTTAGATACTGCATGCTTGAGGACGAAGATCAACATTATTAATAGATTCCCCTAGCTctttaattaaaacattttcAACAATAATCTTCattatttaattgttcaaaGAAATTTTTCTATGTATCTTTTACGTTATGTTGTTAGAacagtaatttttttattttttttcttaaaaaaaatgttataaCTCACATGACCATGGTCACCAAGATTTACTACAAAAGCCCCTTCAACTGGCTGAACCGTGATCCAAGACTGGCCACCATCCCGGGTCGCCTGCAGCCCACCGACCTGGTCCTGGAGCAACAAAGTGATCGTACCCGGATCCGTGTGTCGCTTCAGTCCGAGTGTGAGATCCGGTTGAGGGCATTTGGGGTAGAAGTTCACCACAACCTTTTGATCCATGTCCACACAGGCCTTACTTAATGCATCCTTCTCAAGTCCCATTGCCTCTGATAAAACCTCCAACAATTTGCAAGCAAGATTCATCAGTTGCTCGCTATAGCCCTCCGTAACGGCCCGCCATCCCTCAGGCTTTTCGGGCCATCTTGAGTAGTCTCGGGCCCTTATAGGGTACGAAAAATATGTCACAATTTCTCTCCAGTCTTGCACTGTTTCACCCTTCAAATAgagaaaaagtattaatttttttattaggcTCTTGTTTAATTTTATGTTTAGTCATGTAACTagttatgttttgaaatttagtGCAGTACCTTATTAATATTTGGTTTTCTTCCACTAATTTAGATTTTCTTGTGCTCATTTTTTTTGCCAAAAGACACTAATTCCTTACAGTATTGTTTATCTGATATCGATGTTTTCCTAAGTAGCTAATATAGCGAGAATAAACTCATGTTACACACatcaaaataaatctaagcaaaaaaagaaggaaaatgACACAAAAACGTGacccaatattttaaaatgagaagaaaaaacTTGTCGtttctctttatttttatttagataggttttaatatatttaatataagttttattatttatatatgagCCATGTGGGTGAGTATCAGTTCCAAATAAGCAATATTTAATAGATTTAGTAGTTTCGGATGAGATAAgatcaaaacaaaaaaatccaAGTTAGTGAATGAAAATCGAATATTGACAAGTTACATTACATGACCAAGACAAAAAACATACCaaactaaaattataattttcgaaAGAAAAAATGTCTGTTAGCTTGATTATAATCGATATAGAGAGAAATTTCAAATGAACTTTATGAAAACGTGTacatttaactttaaaataatttaagctTTACCTAATTAATCTCATCCGTGGAACTAGTTAGCCATTTTCAATTAAATTTATGACAACGGCTAAGGGGTACTTCTGAGGTTGTACTTTACCTGGCCTACATAAATCACTAAAGATGAATTTTCAAATGAACTTTATGCAATGCATGCAAATGCAATATAGAATATGCTTGCGTACCGGTCGATCAAATAAACTTCATTGTTTTTTAACTCTCGTCTTTTTTTCCGTGACCTTCCAATAATATGATTATTGTAGTAAAAAAAACTTCCAAACAAGTAGCATGGCCTTTCAAATTAATCAAAACCACAAGCAATAATAAGGAAATTAGGGGGGAAAAGTAATTATTTTTAACCATATATTCTTAAAATGTGATTTTTTGCTCAAAACTTGAATTTTCATTCTAGCGATTTCTGGTGTGGAATAATTTGTAAGGTCTCAcgtacgtatatatatatcaccttaagttataaacatgtacgtacgtatatatatacaattaaattaaattcattatGTATCGTATCTtcgaaatattatattaatcaaaaaatattcaataatGAATGCAAAAGAACGAGTGTATGTATATACCTGCAAATGGCTGGAGACAATAAAACCACCTTTCTTGCCTGCACTCATATCATAACGAAGCTTCTCCTCCGGCGGCAAGTCAAAAAACCCGCGAGCCAAACGAGTCATTTCTGTTATGAGTTTTGCATCGACTCCATGATCGATCACCTGAAAAATCCCCCAGTCTTCACAAGCTGCGACTATTTTTCGACACACTTCATCCCCGAGGGCCCCGGATTCATCAATCCCGGCGAGGGATATCACCGGAATCTCGACGCTAAAGTCGTTATATGCAACCTTCGGCCTTTCGTCTTCGTCCCTGATGAATTTTGGATGAAGGGACTCTTGTTGTGCTTGTTCCGTGAGTGTTTTCGCCATTTGGTTTTGGTATAGGGAgagtaaattaaattaaacgAGAGAACTAGCTAGAGTTCACGGGTTTTAATACCGCGGCTATACCTACCTTTCTTTTTTGTATTTGCACTCAACTTTCAACTAATTTAGTCTAAACTAATAAATGCgagattaataataataaataaaaagctGTTATAAATGTAAAATCGGTCGTGTTTTAGCCCATCTTCACAAATCGGAGAGAAAGAccatcaaattattttatttgatattcatTTTAAGTAAAAATTAATTTCTTCCAACTAAATAATGGACGTTAAAATCGGAAAAAAAAAGTACGTGATTGAAAATATATCACAAAAAATGTCCTAATGTTGTTGCCATAATATAAGAAACGAATGAATTGAATGATGGTTAAGAAACCTCACATTTAGGGGAGACTGGGGGATGGCAAGCGTGCTTTCTGCACTAACCTAAATTCTAGCCATACCTAATTTTTTTCACATacctattttattttatttttttggtggCAATTGTTTTTACTTTTTAGGTTTACTAATTTCGGTACTGGGCTGATTTTGGCTCTGTAAATTTGGTCATTAGTACAAATTTCGTTTCAAAACTCTCATTTTTAGAATTCAATAATTCCGACCACCAATTTTggtttataatattttagagATACTTtctataaacataaatataattgTATATCTGAATAAATTTTGtggttaaaaaaatttattatttgtaaataattgttttttttaaaaaaaaagttatatTCAATTGATCTTACGTGTCGGAAAAGTAGAAAGAGACGTGTGATTAATTTATTACATTGTGTTTAAGTAAACGGGTGGgcatcaaaaaataataataatttaaaaaaataggcCCAAAAGGCCAAACTTGGACCAAAATGAGGCCACGTGTTCTTACTGCC encodes:
- the LOC142545938 gene encoding naringenin,2-oxoglutarate 3-dioxygenase-like, with the translated sequence MAKTLTEQAQQESLHPKFIRDEDERPKVAYNDFSVEIPVISLAGIDESGALGDEVCRKIVAACEDWGIFQVIDHGVDAKLITEMTRLARGFFDLPPEEKLRYDMSAGKKGGFIVSSHLQGETVQDWREIVTYFSYPIRARDYSRWPEKPEGWRAVTEGYSEQLMNLACKLLEVLSEAMGLEKDALSKACVDMDQKVVVNFYPKCPQPDLTLGLKRHTDPGTITLLLQDQVGGLQATRDGGQSWITVQPVEGAFVVNLGDHGHYLSNGRFKNADHQAVVNSNCSRLSIATFQNPSPDATVYPLKIRYGDKPILEQPITFSEMYKRKMGNDLDHARLKKLAKDHLQKTQAELAEDEVKNNTKLLPVNVKISKGMEEILA